One Cricetulus griseus strain 17A/GY chromosome 5, alternate assembly CriGri-PICRH-1.0, whole genome shotgun sequence genomic window carries:
- the LOC113835850 gene encoding bromodomain-containing protein 4-like produces MTGHFPSLFGEGPRLEGFAIFTGDEEGGPPSSTLSQFLLSTLCRNRAAKVCSVLFGLCLVAVICALLSLETMGQTVTTPLSLTLSHWKDVQEYAHNQSVNVRKRKWITLCSSEWPTFDVGWPRDGTFNPQTIFQIKEKIMDPGPHGHPDQVAYIVTWEALVQDPPPWVRPFLHPKGPSLLPPSNRSNRPIPSAPTPPTPLIPPNPPSHSNLYPTVVKDTKAKEKKTPKVLPPGEDQLVDLLTEEPPPYPPLPPPPEAEADSAAALAEAAPDPSPMAYRLRGRREQPVPDSTTLPLRTGLNGQPQYWPFSASDLYNWKNNNPSFSADPVRLTSLIESVLTTHQPTWDDCQQLLQVLLTSEEKQRVLLEARKNVPGVNGQPTQLPNEIDAACPLERPEWDFTTEAGRTHLRLYRQLLVAGLRGAGRRPTNLAQVKQIIQGAEESPAAFLERLKEAYRMYTPYNPEDPGQATNVSMSFIWQSAPDIRNKLQRLENLQGYTLQDLLKEAERIFNKRETQTEREERWRKETQEREERLRQEAEEKEVARDRKRNKEMSRLLATVVTGQRQNRQRDDRRGPHLDRDQCAYCKEKGHWARECPKNPRAKLPPPRVSDLLNLED; encoded by the coding sequence ATGACTGGACATTTTCCCAGTCTCTTTGGAGAAGGCCCTCGGCTTGAGGGATTTGCAATCTTTACTGGGGACGAGGAAGGAGGGCCCCCTTCCTCGACTCTCTCTCAATTCCTTCTGTCGACTCTCTGTCGAAACCGCGCTGCGAAAGTCTGTTCTGTGTTATTCGGTCTTTGTCTTGTAGCTGTCATTTGTGCCCTCCTAAGCCTAGAAACTATGGGGCAAACTGTCACCACTCCTTTGTCCCTAACACTCTCCCACTGGAAAGATGTACAGGAATATGCTCATAACCAATCTGTTAATGTGCGTAAACGCAAATGGATTACTCTTTGTTCTTCAGAATGGCCGACCTTTGACGTAGGCTGGCCGCGAGATGGTACCTTTAACCCCCAGACTATATTCCAGATAAAAGAGAAGATTATGGATCCTGGACCACACGGGCATCCCGATCAAGTGGCTTATATCGTCACTTGGGAGGCTTTGGTTCAGGACCCCCCTCCCTGGGTACGTCCTTTCTTACATCCCAAgggcccctctctccttcccccctctaaCCGCTCCAACCGACCCATTCCTTCGGCCCCTACACCTCCCACTCCTTTGATTCCTCCCAACCCCCCTTCCCATTCCAACCTTTACCCTACCGTGGTGAAAGACACTAAGGCTAAAGAAAAGAAGACACCTAAGGTACTCCCTCCGGGAGAAGACCAGTTGGTTGATCTATTAACGGAGGAGCCCCCGCCATATCCGCCACTGCCGCCCCCACCAGAGGCAGAAGCGGACTCCGCCGCTGCCTTGGCGGAAGCGGCCCCTGACCCTTCACCAATGGCTTATCGACTAAGAGGTCGTAGGGAGCAGCCCGTTCCAGATTCAACCACTCTGCCCCTCCGAACTGGGCTGAACGGCCAACCTCAGTATTGGCCATTCTCAGCATCGGACCTCTATaactggaaaaataataatccttcTTTTTCTGCAGACCCCGTGAGGCTGACATCTCTCATAGAGTCGGTACTCACGACTCACCAACCCACCTGGGATGATTGTCAGCAGCTTTTGCAGGTCCTTTTAACCTCGGAAGAGAAACAGCGCGTGCTACTAGAAGCACGAAAAAATGTCCCAGGAGTAAACGGGCAGCCCACCCAGCTGCCCAATGAAATTGATGCGGCTTGCCCTCTTGAAAGACCTGAATGGGATTTTACCACCGAAGCAGGTAGGACCCACCTGCGTCTCTATCGCCAGTTGCTGGTAGCGGGACTCCGGGGGGCAGGACGCAGACCCACTAATTTGGCCCAGGTGAAGCAGATAATACAGGGTGCGGAGGAATCACCTGCCGCTTTTCTAGAGAGATTGAAAGAAGCGTACAGGATGTATACTCCCTATAATCCGGAAGATCCAGGTCAGGCCACCAACGTTTCTATGTCCTTTATTTGGCAATCAGCCCCGGACATAAGAAACAAGCTTCAAAGGCTAGAAAATCTACAGGGATATACACTCCAAGATTTGTTGAAGGAAGCAGAACGTATTTTTAATAAGagggaaacacagacagaaagagaagaacgttggaggaaggaaactcaggagagagaggaaagactaAGACAGGAAGCTGAGGAAAAAGAGGTTGCGAGAGACCGTAAGCGGAATAAAGAAATGAGCAGGTTATTGGCCACAGTAGTGACAGgccagagacagaatagacagagggATGACAGAAGGGGGCCCCACCTGGACAGGGACCAATGTGCTTACTGTAAAGAAAAAGGACATTGGGCAAGAGAATGCCCTAAGAACCCCCGGGCCAAGCTTCCACCGCCAAGGGTTTCTGACCTCCTGAACCTAGAAGATTAG